A DNA window from Mastacembelus armatus chromosome 11, fMasArm1.2, whole genome shotgun sequence contains the following coding sequences:
- the smim13 gene encoding small integral membrane protein 13 yields MWQSVGLTLLVIVATLVCALLFMLFGWYVVWQLFLSKFKFLREIVGDAGTPQAETQPSETKGERAANASTRNRPRTARQRIASPEST; encoded by the exons ATGTGGCAAAGTGTCGGGCTCACACTGCTGGTCATTGTGGCCACACTTGTCTGTGCGCTGCTCTTCATGCTGTTCG GTTGGTATGTAGTCTGGCAGCTTTTCCTGTCCAAGTTCAAATTTCTGCGTGAAATTGTTGGCGATGCTGGCACCCCACAGGCCGAAACTCAGCCGTCCGAAACTAAGGGTGAACGTGCAGCTAACGCTTCAACACGAAATCGGCCCAGGACAGCTCGCCAAAGAATTGCCTCTCCGGAAAGTACTTAA